The Puntigrus tetrazona isolate hp1 chromosome 19, ASM1883169v1, whole genome shotgun sequence genome has a segment encoding these proteins:
- the srsf4 gene encoding serine/arginine-rich splicing factor 4, whose protein sequence is MSRVYVGKLSYRAREKDVERFFKGYGKILEVDLKNGYGFVEFDDPRDADDAVCDLNGKDLCGKRVIVEHTIGQRRDGGSRSGRSSRYGRGGGERYGPPTRTDYRLIVENLSSRCSWQDLKDYMRQAGEVTYADTNKGRKNEGVIEFRQYSDMKRALEKLDGTEVNGRKIRLIEDRPGARRRRSYSRSASRSRSRSRRSRRSRSRSHSRTSSRSRASGSRSRSRSTSKKAKGRSGRMEESSNGARRAGESARDNSTSCSPPSKKSKRENKRARSYSRSRSRSRSRSKSVNDRDVSRESGSKSQEGNKSGDEGRAADRAHRSRAHSRSRSQTPPDANLRRESRSRSKSRSHSRSRSYSRSRSRSRSRS, encoded by the exons ATGTCTCGAGTTTACGTGGGAAAATTGAGCTATCGCGCCAGAGAGAAAGATGTAGAAAGGTTTTTTAAAGGCTACGGGAAGATTCTGGAAGTAGATCTGAAAAACGG GTATGGCTTTGTGGAGTTTGACGACCCCCGTGATGCGGACGACGCCGTGTGCGATCTGAACGGCAAGGACCTTTGCGGGAAGCGGGTGATCGTGGAGCACACCATAGGACAGCGGCGTGACGGCGGCAGCAGATCTGGGAGAA GTAGTCGGTACGGTCGTGGAGGAGGGGAAAGGTACGGCCCGCCCACTCGCACAGATTACAGGCTGATTGTGGAAAATCTGTCCAGTCGCTGCAGCTGGCAGGACCTGAAG GACTACATGCGTCAGGCTGGTGAGGTGACTTATGCGGACACTAACAAGGGCCGCAAGAACGAGGGCGTCATTGAGTTCAGGCAGTACTCGGACATGAAAAGAGCCCTGGAGAAACTGGACGGCACCGAGGTCAATGGAAGGAAGATTCGGCTCATCGAGGACCGGCCTGGTGCCAGACGCCGCCGCTCTTACTCCCGCAGCGCCTCCAG GTCTCGCTCCAGGAGCAGGAGGTCCCGCAGGAGCCGGAGCCGAAGCCACAGCCGAACCAGCAGCCGCTCAAG GGCCTCGGGCTCACGGTCACGCAGCAGGTCGACCAGCAAGAAGGCGAAGGGCAGGAGCGGTAGGATGGAGGAGAGCAGTAATGGAGCTCGAAGGGCAGGTGAAAGCGCTAGGGATAATAGCACGAGCTGCAGCCCCCCGAGCAAAAAGAGCAAGCGGGAGAACAAGAGGGCTCGCTCCTATTCTCGATCCAGGTCCCGGTCCAGATCTCGATCCAAATCGGTGAACGACAGGGACGTCTCCAGAGAGTCTGGGTCCAAATCTCAGGAGGGAAACAAGAGCGGCGACGAAGGCCGGGCGGCTGACAGGGCACACCGCTCTAGAGCTCATTCTCGATCCAGATCACAAACGCCACCAGATGCCAATCTGAGGAGGGAATCCAGATCCAGATCCAAGTCTCGCTCACATTCGCGCTCGCGATCTTATTCCCGATCTCGGTCCCGCTCAAGGTCACGTtcttaa